GTCATCAACATATATTAGGTTAATGACGGCATACCAAATTTCGTGTCCAGCGTAGTTCTGGTAGCACGACGGTTTGTGGCGGGTCGAAGCTCCGGGGTGGCGTAACTGCTGTCTTCATCGGTGTGCTGAGGCAGTCAAAATTAGGCCTTATATACTCCTCTGGTCGGCGGTTGATCTAACCTAGGACATTCTTCAACGGTCTTCGACCAGCTGGCAGCAATGGCCGCACTTCCGTTGACGTAACACGTGTTGTGGAGGCTTCTTTTTATTTTTGGCTTGGAGCATTTTTTATATAGCGCACTACCAGTTGCCTACTCCACAGTCGTCGTCAACAGCGGACTGCGTGTTGCCTAGTCCATAGGCGTCAAGCGCCGTGAACCAAGGCGCCGGCTAATATTCCCGCATAACAAGAAGAAAAAAGGACACAGAAAAAACGGctttggggggggggatggggttgTACAGGCCATCACAAAAGATTTAATTGTCAAAAGAATAATAACAAGTGTAATAATATCAAAGAACAATCCTAGACTTTTATCAGACAAATCTCAATCTGAATAACTTTGGTGAATTAACTTTCCTTTAAAGTAGCTTCGTAGGTAGACACAATCTAGGAGTTTCACTAACTAACCGTTTATTATTTTATACGATTATCATTTCAATTGTTTTCTTACATACTTTcattttatgtatgtttgttaTTTTAGCTAATTGTACAACCTGGATATCCACGTGCATTtctataatgtatatatattggATAACCATATTTGGCATAGTGTCTGAATTGGATTACTAAATCATTTTAAGTAACTTTCTTTAAGCTGAACACGTACAAATTTTTCTTTAGATTACTTATATCTTAGTAAATTACTTCCCCTTTACAAGTCAAGTTATTCTTAAACGTATCGGAGCAAAGAGTTTCAGTAGAGTCGCAGAGAATCTTACGTAACAAATTGTAGAGTCGACATTTAAGTGAAATATAAAGCACTGCCATGATTCCTactttactctctctctctctctctctctctctctctctctctctctctctctctctgtccccatgcgtgtgtgtgtgtgtaatgcaAAACGCTGACAAAATCTGCAAAACGCTGACAAAAGCATAATAATATATGGGTAAGTaatgtatttgaaaaataaatttttcattgatAACTGCAGATTTTAAAACCCCCAGCAAAGAACAAGACAAAAGCTTTTTGAATTTTGCCAGATATCGAGAGAGCGTGACTTTTGTTTGATAACCATGTTTCGGGTTCGATCAATCGTTCAGAACGTAAGACATCATAGTTTGCGTGCTTCGAGGACGTAATCTTACGCTAGCAAATGGTGCATCTTTTATGACTTTGCGGATGAACACCACTGTCTTGGCTTGGCGAAGGAAAATAGGTTATGTTCGCGTATTCCCAATGTCAACATCTTTGTTCGCGGCTCATGCGTCAGCGAAAAGCTTGAACATACTTTCGTCGCTGATCGCCGCAGTACCACGAATTTGCATCCACATTTAATTTCGTTGGTATTTTCTGCGTTGAAGAAAGGAAATTACATCAATTTGgcgaataaaaaaatagtttcccGGCAAAGCGAGCGCGCAGGTAAATAGACCGACTGCGCGTAAGATCGAACTTAACTCGAAGCTTCACTGTTTCTTCGCCTACCAGGCTCGAAGTTCCGCACACGTGTAGGCGAATCACGAGCCAATGCGTGCCTCGCTCGCACTACAAGGTGAGTCACCAGTCGCCACCTTACCAACGCACTCGTGGGATCATTGGTGACCGTGGACATTAATGGGGGATTAGGGTTCGCcttcttgcaatttttttttcaccgctTTTAAAAGAGCTTCCGTGCTAAATTGTTTGAGTTGACGTGGcttaggacttagctttggcttcttgttgaagtcaacatttTTGAACTGGTGTGACTATCATAATAATTGAAGTCGGCCGAGTGAAGTAAAAAGTTTTTTCCTCGCAGTGCTTACAGACATGTTAGTAAACGTGTGGTTGCAATATATAGAGGGTctggaaaataatatttatgcctTGAGATGGAAAAACATTCggctaaatagttaaaaattagaattatagcaaaaagcgGGACAGAGctgcgccattttttttaaatatacggcCGGTTTTGCGATCTGTCTAGTTGTTTCTAAACATCTTAGATGCGCCCAgagtaaaccaaaaaaaaaaaaaataaacatatttagcAGATGAAATTTATACATCCACAACCACTAATCTTACTTGTGTACTGTGCCTTCTAGGACTGATGCAGATGTCCCTGTGTTGCCTGACGCTGGCGGCTCTGCAGACAACCAGCACCATGACTCCCGAGGAACTCCAGTTGACGCAGTGTCTACTGACCGTCTGCAACGAGTACCTACCGCCACACCTGCCAACACTGCTTGCTTCGCAATCGTACTATCACCCCCTGGTCCATGCCGTCGCCCACACGATGCACTCGTCACTGCGCTGGCAGATCGTCTCGTCGCACAGCGGAGCAGCGAGCCACGTCCTACTCCTGCATAGCGGCCAGGATCTAGCTGCCTTGATGTCAGGCCAGTCGTGGAACACAGGAGGACTCTTTTTGGTGGTCACGCTCTCCTGCGATGCCTCAGGAGTCAGCTCAGCCTTAAACGTGTCAAGGAACCACAGCATCGTTAACACGCTTATCTTAGCATTTTGTCCTGAAACCGTGGATGCCTACACGTGGATCCCGTACCACAGAGCGTCCAGTTGTGAGTCCCGACAGCATGTCACGTGGCTGGACAAGTGGCTGCTATCCGAAGGTAAATTTTCACGGGGAAACAACCTGTTCGATCCTCGCGTGCCAAACAATTTCCACGGCTGTCCATTCAGAGTCTCCGTTATCCCCAATGCCCCCTACGTCTTAGAGCAGAATTCTTTTTCCGATCACTCAACAGAAACAAAGCTTTCATTCGACGGTGGTTTTGAGATACAAATGTTGAAAACCATTTCTGATAAACTGAATTTCTCAGTGCATTTCTCACCTATTCCTCCAAACAATGCCAAGTGGGGGCGACGGCTGAAGAATGGCACGTGGACAGGAATAGTTGGTAACGTGAAAAATGGTGAAGCAGATGTTGCTTTTGCGGGTACCATGCTCAACGCTGAACGTTTTGGGGTTCTCAAGAGCACATTTCCCTACGCCAAAGAGTCGATCTCTTGGGTCGTCCCCCTCGCAAAGCCTCTGCCTCGATGGAAGAGCCTCATTAAGGTCTTCCCGGCCTGTATTTGGTTGCTTGTGATCCTGACTTACTTGGTGCTTTCTTGTTTCCTCTGTTTTGTTTCCAGGGTTAACGTTGACCTTAGCCGGGTTTCTCGAGAGTTCACTTCATTAGCAGAATGCCTAATGTGTTTGTTTTCCACTTTCCTGGCAATAGCTTTCCCGAAAATGCCTCAGAGATTAACTCCTAGGTTTCTTGTTGCAATTTTCTTGATATATTCAATGGTTGTGAACACAGCATATCGCACATTCCTCATCACTGACATTACACATCCTATGTACGAGCACCAGATGTCAAGTGTGGAGGAAATTCTGAACTCTGGCATTCAATATGGATTTCATCCCAATATGAAGAAATTTTTCAACGATGATACTGTTATTTCAAAAAGAATTTCGAATCATCATACAGTATGCATGAATGTGGATGATTGCTTTGAACGTGTTGTTAAACGAAGAGACTTCGCCATTGTTTATCTAAGATACAACATAGAGTATATTTTAACGAAGAATTATCTCGACTCGTATAACACGCCCTTGGCAAAGACTTTATCAAAAAACGTTATGAGCTATGACGTAACAACCTACATGCAAAAAGATTCCATAATTTTTGGTCCGTTCAACGAATTGGTTTTGCGACTCATGGAATCCGGGATGATCGAAAAATGGAGGTTGGATGTGCTACGCAATGCGTATAAGCCCAGAATAGGTTTGTCAGACAATGCACCTACGGTACTGAAAGTATCACACCTAGAAGGggcttttgtttttttaatgattggaTTATCAATATCCTGTATTATCTTTTTGTGTGAAATATTGTATCACAGCAAAtacctgaaaatatttaaaactcaatatataTAAGAAGTTTAGtagataaattaaaacataattattttaaaagcacAGCAAGACTCTAGACTTTACTTTTGTTAGTTTGCTTTTAGTTACTTTGTTTTCTTTGgtgacaaattaaaaatttagaaaaaaaattgcgtcGTAACATTTTTGCatctaaaatgtaatttaatagtTTGAAATATTGGATCGTAAAATTATCTTGATATATGattcttattttaattatttcgcAGCCATTTATTTTACCTATAAGTTATTAAAACTTTCGTATTGGTGATGTagctacaaaatgttttgcaaatttcCAAATCTTTACTTATTACGCTAGAATCTAATTAATGCATTGACAGAACATAACTTCTTATTTCTTGTCTTTTCTGCGCTTAGACGCAAAGAGAAAGGCGTTTAAATCATCATCTATTTTATTTCTTTGTGTACATGTGTATATTCTAGCACAATAATTAATTTCAGGAGTTGTTTTGTAAAACTGTAAATAGGTTATTTTTTTCATCAGAATTAAGCCATTTTCGTCCTTACAAGAGAATGAGCAACTATCATTAACTATCACTCTAGATATTGTCGATAGTAAGAAGGTCCACTAAGAAACTATTTAGAATTTGGGGAAATCGAACGAGTCTTTTAGATAGTATGTTTTCACTAGATTTGTGACTTTGAATATCAAATAAAAGCGTTGAAATGTGTATGTGTGTCTGCTTTCTTACTGTTGAAGTATGTGGCCATGCCTCTggccaaaatatgtttttgtaatgatagttttgtaaataccctttttttaacatttaaatgttgTTATTTTAGTGGATAGTTTAGTTTTAATTAaacgttattattttttgtttatttaattaatgctcTTGTTAATAATTCTATTTAATCTATGGGGAGTTGCGCGGGGAGTACGCAATGAGTTTACTCGAGTAGTGACTTTACGGGACATTTGGTAATAGAAGTGCAAATTGGCAGCCCTGGAAgaaagtgtgtttgtgtgtgtgttttgcaaAGACATTGTCATTCGGAGTCCGCGGCTGGTCGAGAGCAGACCTCCCGGGCGCTACGCTCGCGCGCGCGAAGTTAAATTGAcccgggggcgcggaagactgccatactggaaaactaccataatgccagtattccgcctggcctcttcgaaaaaggcggaaaagtaccataacagaAAATTGCCataacgagacggaattctgccatattttcttatacactccatggaatgagtacagcagcattgctctcgaagtagtgtatagaataatCGGTaagtagcgctgtcaaccctctagctgtttctcaggttaactttaaagcctacagataacgcttctgactgtcatagttgcaatcacaaatcaccgcacagatcgcgcactagtagaaacaaatgtttccaaaaatgttttatacgGAGCAGcgctgtattcttattacgacaatttgtaaaaaaaaaaattgtagttttccattatggcacatttcctcctgttttgacaaAGGCAACGGAAAAGTATTTATCATAACTTAAAAGGACAAAATAGAATTTTGCCAAAATTTCTTTCACATTCAATAGAATGAGAAAAAAGGCACTCGTAAAATCGTAaagtaactagcttcatagaattaacatttttttcacactggaataattaaaataattgtagatcattatttaatgagtgcaaatccaacgcaaatattcaagggtttttaatgtaatgttttcattattagaatgatcgaactaaaaaaaaaactcagattttaaggtttttaatgtccatattaaattatttaaagtctcaAGATGTATTTTCAAGACGCTGAAaatcgagggaaatatttttgtgttgtgtaTGTAGTTTGTTGGtacaggtcaagcagcacaggcgctctaggggagacataggctcgtacatcgaatgttgatggtctttgcacaggcttgcagtctttttaaaaatactctgctaaaatttaagtatttttttatattaggaaataaaaaaatattactatgcgtagcatattattctgcttcataaaactgtcagatcaaattgaaattcagatttctgtgccttacagcacctataaacgaattatgacacataaaataacaacaaaaacacattaacacaaaacacgaaacaacacaacataCAGATAGATAAAGTCCATGTTAACTTATTGGTTagtttggttttcacaaaaatattaaacagaaactaaaatggtgttggtatacaaaataaatatgtagattaccaAAGTTTAAAATAACTCTTCGCTTAAGTtctttaccaatgaatgtttctagattattcaaaaagtgtTATAATTTTtcacacattttatagttactaatggttttaaaagtgtcactaatctGTAATtacaagttggaattcttaatccaaaccgagatattatgtctgaatcaacaaaaatggtaataaaatgtatttaataaaatttgcatcactgattgaaagtaaaataagtttaaaatgctaatttttatttaggaatgtagcatattcaaaataatttaaatgcctgaaattttaaatcatattctaattaaaattagttaatgcagagaaagttataaattttataagacttaaaagatcttcatgtgttgctaatagtattatctacatgttggtgaaaaaaaaagcttgtcatccaatataactcgaaggtcttaaaagatgAAAACACGTTTAACCTCCTGAgacccagaattttttttttacttcaaaactaATTGATTAGTaactataattaattaatgatacaTAAAGAACATGTAAATGGTTTTATACCCTAACtattaactgtaaaaaaatttttgggaaCAATATTTATATTGCTCCCAATTGAGTACCTTAGGACTTAATTACTATAGAAAATTCTgtgtttagtaaaataaattaatggatGTATATAGGCATATCAGTTTAATTAGTTAATACACAATTCACTGGATTCGTAAACATACGGCCCATTGTGTAATAAATGTGTACACAATATTCTGGTATAAATACACTCTCGGGCACAtcaaattttcaactttttttacaaaaacaaaaaatgcataatttttttttttaattgcagaaTCATTGTTTTAAACTATGGTAATCacaattaataacattaataaaaggACACctaaataaggtaaaataaagtcaaaactcaaatttttttcttgtactCAATTGAGTACCAGAGGTCTGAAACACATTGTGCTTAGCTCGGAATCTTTAGGTAAAATACGGTACCAAACATAACAGTGTTATTTCACTAGTCACTAAATTCAAAGAAGTACTACTATTCTACAGTAAGTACTTCTCCATGAAATGTAGAGAAACAGTTTTTGCCTTTATGCAAACACAAGTACACCTCACATCTCATACACTGCACTATAGTTTTCCCATTGCAACCTTCTCTGCGACATTTGTTTGGATTTTTCAAGTCGACAAATTGTGGCATGTGCTGTCCACTTACTCTGAAGTGAAGCGGAGGTAACTTACATCGCTTCTTGTTGGCTGGCTTTTCATACTCAGGAGCCTCTTCATCTACCACATCACCATCAGCTGTTGAGTTCTGCAACATTTCTTCTGCTAATTTCATGCGAAATTGCAAAAATTTCATGATTTCTCGAGACCGTTTCTTTTGAAAATAACAATCAGACCGATATTGTAACCAAGCATTTGTAACAGATAAATCAAAGAAATGAAGAAGAACACGCACAGTCCACTTATTTGTTCGAGCCTTCATTCTGTAGAATGAAATCATTGTATCGCTTAGGTCAACTCCCCCCATGAATTTATTATACTGTTTCACGCATTGTGGACGAGGCACTACAATTTTCTTCTTTAGTTTTTTGCACCATCGATCACATGTGTCAGTAGGGTCTTTTCCAAACACAGTTGACATAACTGTAACTGGTTTCTTATCATACCACTTAGTGACACAGATCTTCTCATCATCTCTTGAAAACTGCTCCATGACCCCTCTCTCACACTTACTCATGATTTTATCACTTGTGAAATCACAGGaaggaaatttatttttcatcaaaGTGCCTGTACCATAAATATCTTTTGTATGTAAGTAAACAAGAAGATTCTCTGTTGTAAAGTATCGGTCAAAATAAACACATGTACCAGGAGGAACAGTCTCGCACAGTTTCACTACAGCCGACTCTGCAACAGTAAATACACCACTGCTGTCATCAGTGAGCAGGATGTTTTTACCTTGGTAAACAACAAAATCAAGAACCATTCCTTCTGGCGTAGCAAGCACAAAGTTCTTTAGACCAACTGGATTGGGTTTTCCCACAACATATTGCTTCATTGAAGTATGGCCTGTAAACGGAATCATTTGCTCGTCTATTGACAAATGAGAAGATCTCTGCAACATCAAACATCCTCTTCGCACATCATTTAGAAAGGGTCTAACCTTCCAGAGCTTGTCCGTTTCTTTGGAATATTCTGGGATATCTGCGTCTACTACAACTTTCAAATTGGATCGCACTGCAAAATATTTGTCTCTGGTGAAATTGTCAGCAATAATAGGCACTCGTGTGTCTGAAGCCCAATACATTCTAATCCAAGGAAACCCAAGATTCGACATAAGAAGAGTAGTTCCAAAAAACCTTTTAATATCTTGAGCTTTCAAATTCAAACTTTTCCCTTTAGATTCAACAGATCTTATCTTAGTACACCTTGCAATGTGAGAATACATTTTCTCGTCTATGTACTGCTGTAAGTACTGTCCAGGTGTCCAGTTGCCCCTTGGCCCTAATTGCGAAGGATCACTACAATTTCTTATATCAAAAATAGGGACAAAATCGTTACATTTTTTCCATTTATGAACGCTTAACTGTCTACGAACATTTCTTCGAGGATTTGCACCAGAAGTTTGTTGCAAATTAACACTGTGTGATTCTGCAGATGAGCGTTGTTCATTTGCTTCCGAAACACTTACAGAGGCGGTAGACACTGAACTACCTGATAGTAAACTGTTTCTGGGACTTGGAGATGTAGCATCCTCATCTTCTGAAGTAGAAGAATCCTTATCTGTCCGACGTCGCTTCCACACACTATTTTCGGGTGCGCTTTCATCTTCAGAATCTTCAAATTCTGATAATTTACCATCTTCAATCATTTGTAATATTTCGTCTGCTgtccagttcttttttttttcccctgcaaaCAACATACCACTAAACTCATGAAAATGAAGAAgtgccaaaatatattttattatttttaattaattaaaatgggcttgtaaaaattatcaaaacaaaacaCAATTATAGTGTAGTATATTTTACATTGTAGGTAGGTACTACCTATTTTGAAACtaactaaaaataaaagaagTTTGTAAGAACATGCAAAAAACTAAACTATTAGTAGGTACTCAATTGAGtactaaataataaatgaatacacaGGCCTATAGTACTCAAttgagtattatttttttttgaggttatgttttattCACAAACTGCACAGACCGAACATACTCAATTGAGTACCTACcagatttgaggttatgtaaaaTTAATCTTCACAGAGACATCTGGTACTCAATTGagtacttcataaaaaaaatgttaatagaaAATATTGAAACGATTTCAAAGATATAACTATTCAGTTAGTTTCACATTATAATAAAGTAACATGGAATACaagaattatttgttttattatcttttagaaaataaaatatggatTCATACCATTACCACGCTTAcatgctgccatcttggatacataCAAACAAAGACCTCCACTGTCACCAACCTAGAGACTTGAAATATTTAGAGAACAAAATTGAAATAGTGTAGGAAGTAATTCCATAGAGATATAATGTGCAGAGATATATGTAAGTAAATTGAAAATCAAAATAAAAGGTACTCATTTGAGTACCATGGAACCATGTGGGTCTCAGGAGGTTAATGTCATtgcttactatgtgataattttGATTagttgaattagtttttttactaaaggttatacaataaatgctatcgtaattcagagacgtttgttaatttgaaaatcagatctggacagctgaaatatattgctgaatagtttcacaaacatattgcccaattatattttgtttcatcagcatcttttcatGATAAATTCTGATTaaagttggaatatcatttattaaatattaaagagtagtttagataaactactactttgcggaacacctaataccacgaaattgcatttgcaaatttgactgaaaagcgtctatttctaagataattaaaacacagatatatatacatatatatttatacatttatataccacgcattgcttgacgaggcctaatattgataatttttaatcataatatTGTGTTGGAAAGTGTCAAAGACTTTGCTcatattgaaataaatagaatattttatttataactggatgttatactggtacactatatatatatgtatatatgtatatatgtgtgtgtgtgttaaagacaatcttcctgattgaaaactatgtggtttttcataaataatatttttagtaataaaattcatgtgcctattaatattttttcatcgaCAACTACTAAAATACTAGGTAGgtacataacaaaggtattggtcaatagtttgtgactaaaatttaactgtcaataatatttcaagaaaatgtataccgataaatggtttcaacacacaacatcggtatacaaccactcactgactgataaatatttaattcaaatatattgtgtacaaaacaattttttttaaatgttttaaatgtttgtttgagcttgataatgctacagttacctACTAAAAAATCTAACGCtacaaaacttatatatatatatatatatatatatatatttgcaaaactccgcgaccccggagaaacccccggaatggccaccgtaTGGGGAGGcctaagaaaagaaacgggctccccatttgtaAGCCACgctagaaggttttttttttttaccatccaccgtctctttggtagcctgacttgttgcaagggattttATTCATACCAGAAAAATTCCGCctttttatctgggcaatccgccgggtcctacaagtcacagggcaggcgctctaccccagaaccagagagGTATAGcgaatacttgcagtcttcttaacactgacatgatgttattccacgaatttactgtagtttcgtgtgtcattgacacgtgtagtaacatctaacctcaataacgttcgttcagcatgaattatgtaatttaataacagtgaaatataatttgtagaactggtctggcaattttttaattgatttcctgcaaacaaacttacagtcccgctgtacaataattatatagaaatatagaatagtaaaaaaatatgaaagagcTGGCACTGTCGATGGTagagttattttgaaataaatgttagatattaaaatagtgtgtttagttaaaatatatggttttaaagccacagaaaagttaacttttttttatcacttttggctttcttttgttttaccgtgcttaatatgcacagctaatactggaaagctattcaaacaactgtttgcaaaaagGCGTTTCAAA
This DNA window, taken from Bacillus rossius redtenbacheri isolate Brsri chromosome 3, Brsri_v3, whole genome shotgun sequence, encodes the following:
- the LOC134531283 gene encoding uncharacterized protein LOC134531283, which encodes MLNAERFGVLKSTFPYAKESISWVVPLAKPLPRWKSLIKVFPASFPKMPQRLTPRFLVAIFLIYSMVVNTAYRTFLITDITHPMYEHQMSSVEEILNSGIQYGFHPNMKKFFNDDTTLSFGVRGWSRADLPGATLARAKLN